Sequence from the Hamadaea flava genome:
TCCTCGATCGTGATCGCGCCCCGGGCCCGCAGCCCGGTGACACGGCCGGCCGGCCACGCCGACGGCAACGCGGGCAGCAACTCGATCACCGGTACGCCGTCCGTCAGCCCATGGCTCTGCACCAGCAGCTCGGCGACGGCCGCGGTGACGCCGAAGTTGCCGTCGATCTGGAACGGGGGATGGGCGCAGAGCAACGCCGGGTAGACCCCGCCGCCTTGGAACTGCGCGTCGGATCGGACCGGGGTGAGATATTCGCCGATCAGCCGGTGAGCGGCGTCGCCGTCGCGCAGCCGGGCCCAGAGTCCGATCTTCCACGCGATGGACCAACCGGTTCCGGCGTCGCGCCGCAGTTCCAGCGACCGTCGGGCGGCCGCCGCGAGCGTAGCGTCCCCAGTGGACGTACGCCCGGGGTAGAAGCCGACGAGGTGCGACACGTGCCGGTGATGCGGCTCGACCTCGGTACGCTCGGCGGACCACTCAAGGATCTGGCCCTGGCTGCCGATTCGCAGCGGGGCGAGGCGAGGCAGTGCCTGCCGAGCCTCCTCGATCGCGGCGTGGTCGTCGGGTTCGACCGTACCCAGCGCGGCTTCGGCCTCGATCAGGAACTCGAACAGCTCCCGCGCCAGGACCAGGTCCATCGCCGTGCCGTCCTCGACGCTGGCCGGACCGGCGGACGTCGCGAACTGGTTCTCCGGGCTGGTCGACGGCGAGGTGATCAGGTGGCCGTCGGCGTTCTCGACGAGCAGGTCGAGCACGAAACGGGCGGCGTCGGCGGCGATCGGCAGTGCCCGCCGCAGGAAGTCCAGGTCGCGGCCGAATCGCCAGTGCTCGGCCAGATGCGTGGCCAGCCACGCCCCGGCCATCGGCCACTGCGCCCACATCGGGTCGCCCTGGCCCATCCCGACCGGCACAGTGATCCGCCACAGGTCGGTGTTGTGGTGACAGGTCCAGCCGCGAGCGCCGTAGAGTCCGCGGGCGGTCGCCCGGCCGGCTTGGGCCAGTTCGCCGATCATCCGCAGCAGCGGCTCATGGCATTCAGCCAACGCCGTCGTCTCCGCCGGCCAGTAGTTCATCTCGGCGTTGATGTTCACCGTGTACTCGCAGTTCCACGGCGGCACCACGTGCGGGTTCCAGACGCCCTGCAGGTTGGCGGCCTGCGTACCTGGGCGGGAGGAGGCGGCCAGCAGGTAGCGGCCGAACTCGAAGGCGAGCACCGGCAGCTGCTCGTCCGGCTCTCCGGCGGCCCGGCGTACCAGGCGCTCGTCGGTCGGCTGGCCGGACCGGTCCTCGGCGGTGCCGACGGTCAGCGTGACCCGGTCCATCAGCGCCTGGTGCTCGGCGACGTGCGCCGCCCTGATCGCGGCCCAGCCCGCCGCGCGCGCCCGGTCGACGTCCATCCGGGCCTGCTCCTCGAAACCGGCCCGCGCCGGCGGCCGGTCCCAGCCGTCGAAGCTGGTGCGGATCGCGACGTAGACGGTCGCCGCGCTCGCTCCGCGAACGCGTACGGTGTCCACAGTGGTTTCGACCCGGCCACCGTCGGCCACCACGTCGAAGACGGCGAACGCCCGCATCGAATCGTCGTCCGCGGCGACCTCGCCGTCCCGGCGTGGCCAGGGGATGACGTGCCGGGGCGCGGACACGGTCAAAGCAAGGCCGTCGCCGTCCGGCCGGATGTCGGCGCGCTGCTGCGGCGTGGTCCACCGCAGGTCGGCGTTCACCCAGCCATCCGACCGGCCGCTCAGGTGGATCGCGACGACCTGGTGGTCGGCGCTCGCGAGCACTTCCTGCCGGAACCGGCCGCGCTCGACGATCGAGACGCCGTCGCGCAGATCGAGGCTCCGCCGGAAGGTTCCGTCGCTGTCCAGTTCGACGTGGGTGATCTCCAGATCTCCGACCGGCTGGTACGCCTCGGCGTCGGCGCCCTGCGTACGCCGGAGGAGGTCGCCCGCCGCGACGTGTTCGCCCGCTCGGACGAGGCGGCGTACCTCGTGAAGCAAGCCCGCAGGCACCTCGGGCACGGTGGTGTCGGCTGGGCCGGACCAGAAGGTGTCCTCGTTGAGGCTGATCCGCTCGACGGGG
This genomic interval carries:
- a CDS encoding glycoside hydrolase family 95 protein produces the protein MSELIFTRPAAVWEEATPVGNGRLGAMVHGGFPVERISLNEDTFWSGPADTTVPEVPAGLLHEVRRLVRAGEHVAAGDLLRRTQGADAEAYQPVGDLEITHVELDSDGTFRRSLDLRDGVSIVERGRFRQEVLASADHQVVAIHLSGRSDGWVNADLRWTTPQQRADIRPDGDGLALTVSAPRHVIPWPRRDGEVAADDDSMRAFAVFDVVADGGRVETTVDTVRVRGASAATVYVAIRTSFDGWDRPPARAGFEEQARMDVDRARAAGWAAIRAAHVAEHQALMDRVTLTVGTAEDRSGQPTDERLVRRAAGEPDEQLPVLAFEFGRYLLAASSRPGTQAANLQGVWNPHVVPPWNCEYTVNINAEMNYWPAETTALAECHEPLLRMIGELAQAGRATARGLYGARGWTCHHNTDLWRITVPVGMGQGDPMWAQWPMAGAWLATHLAEHWRFGRDLDFLRRALPIAADAARFVLDLLVENADGHLITSPSTSPENQFATSAGPASVEDGTAMDLVLARELFEFLIEAEAALGTVEPDDHAAIEEARQALPRLAPLRIGSQGQILEWSAERTEVEPHHRHVSHLVGFYPGRTSTGDATLAAAARRSLELRRDAGTGWSIAWKIGLWARLRDGDAAHRLIGEYLTPVRSDAQFQGGGVYPALLCAHPPFQIDGNFGVTAAVAELLVQSHGLTDGVPVIELLPALPSAWPAGRVTGLRARGAITIEELTWADGTLTGARLTAAAPTTVDVVASGRRERITLAAGDHHTVR